One region of Thermococcus sp. genomic DNA includes:
- the tpiA gene encoding triose-phosphate isomerase: MSKLKEPIIAINFKTYAQATGEGALRIARAAEKVWKETGITIVVAPQLADLYRIAQEVEIPVFAQHIDPITPGSHTGHVLPEAVKEAGAVGTLLNHSENRMILADLEASIRRAEEVGLMTMVCSNNPAVSAAVAALGPDYVAVEPPELIGTGIPVSKAKPEVITNTVELVKRVNPDVKVLTGAGISTGEDVKKALELGSVGVLLASGVTKAKDPEKAIRDLVSLIV; this comes from the coding sequence ATGTCGAAGCTGAAGGAGCCGATTATAGCGATTAACTTCAAGACCTACGCCCAGGCCACGGGCGAGGGCGCTCTGAGGATAGCCAGGGCCGCTGAGAAGGTGTGGAAGGAAACCGGGATAACAATCGTGGTCGCGCCACAGCTGGCCGACCTCTACAGAATAGCCCAGGAGGTAGAGATTCCGGTCTTTGCGCAGCACATCGACCCGATAACGCCGGGAAGCCACACCGGCCACGTCCTTCCGGAGGCCGTTAAGGAGGCCGGAGCTGTTGGAACGCTCCTCAACCACTCGGAGAACAGGATGATTCTCGCAGACCTGGAGGCCAGCATAAGGCGTGCTGAGGAAGTCGGGCTCATGACGATGGTCTGCTCCAACAACCCAGCGGTCAGCGCGGCGGTGGCGGCACTCGGGCCGGACTACGTCGCCGTCGAGCCGCCCGAACTGATAGGTACTGGAATCCCCGTGAGCAAGGCCAAGCCGGAGGTCATCACCAACACAGTTGAGCTCGTTAAAAGGGTCAACCCGGACGTCAAGGTTCTCACGGGCGCGGGAATTTCCACCGGCGAGGACGTCAAGAAGGCCCTTGAGCTCGGAAGCGTCGGCGTTCTCCTCGCGAGCGGGGTTACGAAGGCCAAAGACCCGGAGAAGGCGATAAGGGACCTGGTGTCGCTGATTGTTTGA